In Hippoglossus hippoglossus isolate fHipHip1 chromosome 11, fHipHip1.pri, whole genome shotgun sequence, the sequence TTACTGTTCCGCCGTTACAGAGATGTGGACGTCAAAACATTAGTTCGGCTATAACATTAGTCCCGCCTCACATTTCCCCCTCCCGGTCGCGCGCCCCACAGGCATAACAGGTTTGAGAATCACTTCTTTAGTGAGACTTAACTGACttacgccgggttcacacaggacgcggaagcgcagcgccaCGGCGCGccgcgccattctcaagcgcgcagccgcctggcggTTCACACAGGaggcgcatttctccgcgccggtcagcccgcgattctgctttctccgcttgttgttgtacccgttgaatgtcggggttcgggggtaaatgatgatggtcttcatagcccccccccacccctctctttctctctctgtctgtctgcttgtgtgcttgtagtggatgggcagagggggacatttaattatgtgattgtgaaaattgggaaaattaaaactccaggacaacagaaggggaatacaaagtatgggaatgcatatttgataatttatgtcgtataaaatatgtcatttatatcgtttaaaatcatttttcagtgtgtttcctggcgcgatacgctcgcggcaagcggaaaaaatagactcgacgccgaaaccatcggtgcaggGCGCGAGGCgcccttggcgctgcgcggcgcatcgggggcggaaaggaggcgcctggctttccttggcgcggcgcttccgcgtcctgtgtgaacccggcgttaTGAGTCATCTACTATCAACtccacctctcacacacacacacacacacacacacacacacacacacacacacacacacacacacacacacacacacacacacacacacacacacacacaaagctccgCCTACTGAACCGTCGAGAAGAGGAAGAGTCACTGAAGAGAAGCAGAGTCTCCGAGGAAGTTTCTCTTGAAGTTTTTAAGAGAAAGTTTGTACTTTTTAACCATGGCGTGTGAAAGTAACAGCGTGTCTGATGAGAGGATAGGAGAGGCCCTGATCAGAGAGGTCAttgaggaggagctgaaacaCATACCCTCCGAGGACGTCCCGTCCTTCACCCTCCCTGCTGTGGAACTAAAGAATGAGCAGGAGGACAAGTTTGTGGACCAGCTGGGCACATTGGTCCGCAAAATTGGTGACAAAATAAAGGATGACGTGGAGATCCAAGATGGAATAGATGGGCTTGCACGAGGCTTCAATTGGGACAGATTTATGGAAATGGCAGACAAGGCGTTTGAGCATGGAATCACCTGGGAGAAGATTGCTATTCTCTTCTATATTGCCGGCAAGTTGGCAGTCAAAATGGTGGAGGCTCATCTGCCTCAGTCAGTGGTGGAGATCCTGAAGTGGACCGTGGCCTATTTCAAAAAGTATCTCTTGGGCTGGATTCGGGGACGAGGAGGATGGATCTGCAGTTTCTCAGAATTGGCGGTGGCGTCCGTGCAGATCGCGTCAT encodes:
- the LOC117770434 gene encoding apoptosis regulator BAX-like, which produces MACESNSVSDERIGEALIREVIEEELKHIPSEDVPSFTLPAVELKNEQEDKFVDQLGTLVRKIGDKIKDDVEIQDGIDGLARGFNWDRFMEMADKAFEHGITWEKIAILFYIAGKLAVKMVEAHLPQSVVEILKWTVAYFKKYLLGWIRGRGGWICSFSELAVASVQIASSMSSHRGGLIITFFTGIALGSFISWRLTS